In Zingiber officinale cultivar Zhangliang chromosome 3B, Zo_v1.1, whole genome shotgun sequence, a single window of DNA contains:
- the LOC122055219 gene encoding zinc finger BED domain-containing protein RICESLEEPER 2-like, with product MWKSIADMDYVCLTCHYVDNDWKLQKKIINFFPLGPSELGQDVSKTIMERLQEWNIDGKLCVVLLDNCSTSDFVASELIGYLRAKGFLISNGDLFYARSCGNLLNAIVHKSLEAACEVIDRVRVSVQFVKSSQERLSILQKNAEQIGILEKPLVLDAPSNWPSTYMMLETACHYQEAFKHLAESDVDNASFLSPKDWEDVRAVIECLDVLYQALDHQNPNCKSILQ from the coding sequence ATGTGGAAATCTATTGCAGACATGGACTATGTGTGTTTAACCTGCCACTATGTTGACAATGATTGGAAGCTTCAGAAGAAAATTATCAACTTCTTTCCTCTCGGGCCTTCTGAACTTGGGCAGGATGTGAGCAAAACCATAATGGAGAGATTGCAGGAATGGAATATTGATGGGAAGCTATGTGTTGTACTGCTAGATAACTGTAGCACCAGTGATTTTGTGGCAAGTGAGCTTATAGGATACCTCCGCGCAAAGGGTTTTCTTATTTCAAATGGTGATCTATTTTATGCTCGGTCTTGTGGGAATTTGCTGAATGCCATTGTTCACAAAAGCCTGGAAGCAGCATGTGAAGTCATTGATAGAGTTCGTGTTAGCGTGCAATTTGTAAAATCATCACAAGAAAGGCTATCCATACTTCAGAAAAATGCAGAGCAAATAGGCATCCTAGAAAAACCATTAGTTCTCGATGCTCCATCTAATTGGCCCTCAACATATATGATGCTGGAAACTGCATGCCATTATCAAGAGGCTTTCAAACACTTGGCAGAAAGTGATGTGGACAATGCTAGCTTTCTTTCACCCAAAGATTGGGAAGATGTTAGAGCTGTCATTGAGTGTCTAGATGTTCTTTACCAAGCTTTGGACCACCAAAATCCCAACTGCAAATCTATACTTCAATGA